The Hemiscyllium ocellatum isolate sHemOce1 chromosome 39, sHemOce1.pat.X.cur, whole genome shotgun sequence genome contains a region encoding:
- the det1 gene encoding DET1 homolog, whose protein sequence is MDDDEPTIKPRHIENQNVVYRLERRRIYSGRSGAHWYMVRCLHQNVFPNFTVVNVEKPPCFLRKFSPDGRYFIAFSLDQTSLEIYEYQGCQAAEDLLQGYDGEIMLNGANDLQSINIRGKLFERFFVLLHVTSVASNGEHLNRECSLFTDDCRYVIVGSAAYLPEEPHPLFFDVYRNNESVTPNPRSPLEDYSLHIIDLHTGSLCDTRTFKCDKVILSHNQGLYLYKNILAILSVQHQTIHVFQVTPEGTFIDVRTIGRFCYEDDLLTVSAVYPEVQGDAQNAPSRPFKEKTLNSLKHRLLVYLWQRAESDGGAVAKRRFFQYFDQLQQLRMWKMQLLDENHLLIKYTSEDVVTLRVTDPSQPSFFVVYNMVTTRVLAVFENTCDELLQLFENFCDLYRNATLHSEAVQFPCSASSNNFARQIQRRFKDTIVNAKYGGHTEAVRRLLGQLPISAQSYSSSPYLDLSLFSYDDKWVSVMERPKTCGDHPIRFYARDSGLLKFKIQAGLLGRPINHTVRRLVAFTFHPFEPFAISVQRTNAEYVVSFHMRHTCV, encoded by the exons ATGGATGATGATGAACCTACCATCAAACCTCGTCACATCGAGAATCAGAATGTTGTTTACCGTCTGGAGCGCCGGAGAATCTATTCAGGCAGGTCTGGAGCTCACTGGTACATGGTGCGTTGCCTGCATCAGAATGTGTTTCCCAACTTCACTGTTGTTAACGTAGAAAAGCCACCGTGTTTCCTGCGCAAGTTCTCTCCTGATGGCCGCTATTTCATTGCGTTTTCCCTGGACCAGACCTCGTTGGAGATCTATGAGTACCAGGGCTGTCAGGCAGCTGAGGACCTCCTTCAGGGCTACGATGGGGAGATCATGCTGAACGGCGCCAATGACTTGCAGTCCATCAACATCCGCGGCAAACTGTTTGAGCGTTTCTTTGTCCTGCTGCATGTCACTAGTGTAGCGTCGAATGGGGAGCACCTGAATCGTGAGTGCAGcttgtttactgatgattgccGGTATGTCATTGTTGGCTCTGCTGCTTACCTCCCTGAGGAACCTCATCCTCTCTTCTTTGATGTTTATCGAAACAACGAGTCTGTTACACCAAACCCTCGCTCTCCGTTGGAAGATTACTCTCTGCACATCATTGACCTGCACACAGGGAGTCTTTGTGACACAAGGACCTTTAAGTGCGACAAGGTCATTCTCTCACACAACCAAGGGCTTTACCTATACAAGAATATCTTGGCTATTCTCTCTGTGCAACATCAGACCATTCATGTGTTCCAAGTTACCCCAGAAGGAACTTTCATTGATGTTCGAACCATTGGGCGCTTCTGTTATGAAGATGACCTCCTCACTGTTTCTGCTGTGTATCCTGAAGTGCAGGGTGATGCGCAAAATGCCCCATCGCGCCCCTTTAAGGAGAAAACGCTGAACTCTTTAAAGCATCGGCTGCTGGTATACCTGTGGCAAAGGGCAGAGAGTGATGGAGGCGCTGTTGCTAAGCGACGTTTCTTTCAGTATTTCGACCAGTTGCAGCAACTGCGCATGTGGAAGATGCAGCTTCTGGATGAGAACCACCTCCTGATCAAATACACGAGCGAGGATGTGGTGACCCTGCGGGTCACTGACCCCTCTCAG CCGTCATTCTTTGTCGTATACAATATGGTGACCACTCGGGTTCTGGCTGTTTTTGAGAACACTTGTGATGAGCTTTTACAACTATTTGAAAATTTTTGCGACCTCTATCGGAACGCCACACTACACAGTGAGGCCGTGCAGTTTCCCTGCTCAGCATCCAGCAATAACTTTGCCAGACAGATTCAGCGAAG GTTTAAAGACACTATCGTGAATGCCAAGTATGGAGGTCACACGGAGGCTGTGAGGCGACTCCTTGGGCAGTTGCCTATCAGTGCACAGTCCTACAGCAGCAGTCCATACCTTGATCTCTCATTGTTTAGCTATGATGACAAGTGGGTCTCTGTCATGGAACGGCCCAAGACTTGTGGTGATCATCCTATCAG attttaTGCTCGTGATTCAGGTCTGCTGAAGTTTAAAATCCAAGCAGGGCTCCTGGGACGGCCAATTAACCACACAGTGCGACGCCTAGTGGCTTTCACCTTTCACCCTTTTGAGCCATTTGCTATATCAGTGCAGAGGACTAATGCAGAGTATGTGGTTAGTTTTCATATGCGACACACGTGTGTATGA